The following are from one region of the Nymphaea colorata isolate Beijing-Zhang1983 chromosome 7, ASM883128v2, whole genome shotgun sequence genome:
- the LOC116257607 gene encoding transcription initiation factor TFIID subunit 8, whose amino-acid sequence MTDGGGPSGRVRCLGDSACSSGRGDFARAVAQISVAQICESVGYQAFRQSALESLADISIRYIQDLGRSASFHANSAGRTESNVFDVIRALKELHCSVGFSDVSESSGCSLSASGLIKEIMQYASLAEEIPFVRAVPRFPIIRECRLAPNFLRIGEAPPGAHIPSWLPAFPDSHTYRSTPVWNERATDPRTDKIEQSRQRRKAERSLVNLQQRLMCNGTATTAFSLVDGDFGVRGKHKEEKRIENTAFGLVDGDFGIRGKPKDVKQIENPFLAPPLPFGEKEVSHVTLLPRLSDHSNVDGQPSLPSVVETFRPAIEAAKYGLGTSSGNGGPTDEQVLPSDRPAVNFKLGSPKNVSGSSMGMNVKNLQNSGKNSHWFPRDEDKDDKKRRAEQILKEAIENPQELAQL is encoded by the coding sequence ATGACCGATGGCGGCGGTCCGAGTGGAAGAGTTAGATGCCTAGGCGACAGCGCCTGTTCCAGTGGTCGAGGAGATTTTGCCCGAGCTGTTGCTCAGATTAGTGTGGCCCAGATATGTGAAAGTGTGGGCTATCAGGCATTTAGGCAATCGGCACTGGAGTCTCTAGCAGATATTTCGATTAGGTACATTCAAGATCTTGGAAGATCTGCTAGCTTTCACGCCAATTCAGCTGGAAGGACCGAGTCCAACGTGTTTGATGTCATTCGGGCTCTTAAAGAGCTCCATTGTTCTGTTGGGTTTTCCGACGTGTCTGAAAGCAGCGGCTGCAGCCTTTCAGCATCTGGTCTCATCAAAGAGATCATGCAGTACGCAAGCTTGGCGGAGGAGATACCGTTTGTTCGTGCAGTTCCACGTTTTCCGATTATCAGGGAATGTAGATTGGCCCCAAATTTCTTGAGAATCGGTGAGGCTCCCCCGGGTGCACATATTCCATCTTGGTTGCCTGCTTTTCCTGATTCTCACACTTATAGAAGTACGCCTGTTTGGAATGAGAGGGCAACAGACCCACGGACAGATAAAATTGAGCAGTCAAGGCAACGGAGGAAGGCAGAGAGATCACTGGTGAATTTACAGCAGAGATTGATGTGTAACGGGACCGCAACAACTGCGTTTAGTTTGGTGGATGGGGATTTTGGGGTAAGAGGAAAACATAAAGAGGAGAAGCGGATTGAAAACACAGCATTCGGCTTGGTAGATGGGGATTTTGGGATTAGAGGAAAACCCAAAGACGTGAAGCAGATTGAAAATCCTTTTCTTGCACCACCTCTTCCATTTGGAGAGAAGGAGGTATCTCACGTTACTCTTCTCCCCAGACTTTCTGACCATAGTAATGTTGATGGCCAACCTAGTCTTCCTTCAGTGGTTGAGACATTCCGCCCAGCTATTGAAGCAGCAAAATATGGACTTGGGACGTCAAGTGGTAATGGTGGTCCAACAGATGAACAGGTTCTTCCCAGTGATCGACCGGCTGTAAATTTCAAGCTGGGGTCCCCAAAAAATGTGTCCGGCTCGTCTATGGGAATGAATGTTAAGAATTTGCAGAATTCTGGCAAGAACTCCCATTGGTTCCCAAGGGATGAGGATAAGGATGACaagaaaagaagagcagaaCAAATACTTAAGGAAGCAATAGAAAATCCACAAGAACTTGCTCAGTTGTAA